A single window of Mycobacterium sp. ITM-2016-00318 DNA harbors:
- a CDS encoding DUF732 domain-containing protein gives MTRAAALAAAAGIAASLAFAAPASADPDNDAFLAALNRADIPYANNNADLTAQLGERVCPMLVEPGKNFAQVATTVADNGINPGLAAFFTGIAISMYCPQMMGSIGNGTFLNMLQDNQGLSGLAGVPRLPGLPVR, from the coding sequence GCCGCCGCGTTGGCGGCCGCAGCAGGCATCGCAGCATCCCTTGCGTTCGCCGCCCCCGCGTCCGCCGACCCCGATAACGACGCTTTCCTGGCGGCGCTGAACCGCGCCGACATCCCCTACGCCAACAACAACGCCGATCTCACAGCGCAACTCGGCGAGCGGGTCTGCCCGATGCTCGTCGAACCCGGCAAGAACTTCGCCCAGGTCGCGACGACCGTCGCCGACAACGGCATCAACCCCGGCCTCGCCGCCTTCTTCACCGGCATCGCGATCTCCATGTACTGCCCGCAGATGATGGGCTCGATCGGCAACGGCACGTTCCTCAACATGCTGCAGGACAACCAGGGCCTGTCCGGACTGGCCGGCGTCCCCCGACTGCCCGGTCTGCCCGTCCGCTAG
- the pepN gene encoding aminopeptidase N, which translates to MVLPNLTCDQAIERAALVTVDRYLVDLDLTDGTGAPGEKTFRSIATVEFEALPGADTYIDIAAESVRRATLNGVDLDVSAYDEAEGIALPGLQQRNTLIVDATCLYSNTGEGLHRFVDPVDNEVYLYSQFETADAKRMFACFDQPDLKATFDITVSAPAHWEVVSNGAPADAQVDGHRKTITFVTTPKMSTYLVALIAGPYAVWRDAYTDEHGEIPLGLFCRKSLEEFMDAERLFTETKKGFGFYHRNFGEPYAFGKYDQLFVPEFNAGAMENAGAVTFLEDYVFRSKVTRASYERRAETVLHEMAHMWFGDLVTMKWWDDLWLNESFATFASVLCQSEATEYTEAWTTFANAEKSWAYRQDQLPSTHPVAADIPDLAAVEVNFDGITYAKGASVLKQLVAYVGLEAFLAGLRDYFRDHAFGNATFGDLLGALEKSSGRDLSHWGQQWLKTTGLNTLRADFDIDADGRFSRFGISQSGAEPGAGETRVHRLAVGIYDDDGSGKLVRVHREELDIEGDLTEVPALDGIPRGKLILVNDDDLTYCSLRLDPESLQTVLTRIADIAEPLPRTLAWSAAWEMTREAELKARDFVALVMAGVHAETEVGVAQRLLMQAQTALRSYADPDWACSDGWPSFVDRLLELARAAEPGSDHQLAFVNALCSSVLAFRHVAVLAALLDTDPADHGLPGLTIDTDLRWRIVTALAAAGDIDGDGEATPFIDAEAERDPTAAGKRNAARAAAARPQPAVKNTAWRLVIEDDTLPNIVGRSIIDGFVQPGQQALLQPFTAKYFAAIPGVWERRSSEVAQTVVIGLYPSWDISEDALAAATRFMEGDMQPSLRRLVLEGRAGVERALRARAFDVS; encoded by the coding sequence GTGGTACTTCCCAATCTGACCTGTGACCAGGCGATCGAACGAGCCGCGCTCGTCACCGTTGACCGCTACCTCGTCGACCTCGACCTCACCGACGGCACCGGCGCGCCCGGCGAAAAGACGTTCCGATCCATTGCGACCGTCGAGTTCGAGGCCTTGCCCGGCGCCGACACCTACATCGACATCGCCGCCGAAAGCGTGCGGCGCGCCACCCTCAACGGCGTGGACCTCGACGTCTCGGCATACGACGAAGCCGAGGGCATCGCGCTGCCCGGCCTCCAACAACGCAACACCCTCATCGTCGACGCCACCTGCCTCTACTCCAACACCGGCGAGGGACTGCACCGGTTCGTCGACCCCGTCGACAACGAGGTCTACCTGTACTCGCAATTCGAAACCGCCGACGCCAAAAGGATGTTCGCGTGTTTCGACCAGCCTGATCTGAAGGCGACCTTCGACATCACCGTCAGCGCGCCCGCGCACTGGGAGGTCGTGTCCAACGGTGCCCCCGCCGACGCCCAGGTGGACGGTCACCGCAAGACCATCACCTTCGTCACGACTCCGAAGATGAGCACCTACCTCGTCGCGCTCATCGCCGGGCCCTACGCAGTCTGGCGCGACGCCTACACCGACGAGCACGGCGAAATCCCGCTGGGACTGTTCTGCCGTAAGTCGCTGGAAGAGTTCATGGATGCCGAGCGGTTGTTCACCGAAACCAAGAAGGGCTTCGGCTTCTATCACCGCAATTTCGGTGAACCGTACGCCTTCGGCAAGTACGACCAGCTCTTCGTCCCGGAGTTCAACGCCGGCGCGATGGAAAACGCCGGAGCCGTAACGTTTCTCGAGGACTACGTCTTCCGCAGCAAGGTCACGCGCGCGTCATACGAACGTCGCGCCGAGACGGTCCTGCACGAGATGGCGCACATGTGGTTCGGCGACCTCGTCACGATGAAGTGGTGGGACGACCTGTGGCTCAACGAGTCGTTCGCGACGTTCGCGTCGGTGCTCTGCCAGAGCGAAGCCACCGAATACACCGAGGCGTGGACGACATTCGCCAACGCAGAGAAATCGTGGGCCTACCGGCAGGATCAGCTGCCGTCGACGCACCCGGTCGCCGCCGACATCCCGGACCTCGCCGCCGTCGAGGTCAACTTCGACGGCATCACCTACGCCAAGGGCGCGAGCGTGCTCAAGCAGCTGGTCGCCTACGTCGGCCTCGAGGCGTTCCTCGCAGGGCTGCGGGATTACTTTCGCGATCACGCGTTCGGCAACGCCACCTTCGGTGATCTGCTCGGCGCGCTGGAGAAGTCGTCGGGCCGCGACCTGTCGCACTGGGGCCAACAGTGGCTGAAGACGACCGGACTCAACACCTTGCGCGCCGACTTCGACATCGACGCCGACGGCCGGTTCAGCCGCTTCGGCATCAGCCAGAGCGGTGCCGAGCCAGGCGCAGGCGAGACTCGGGTGCACCGCCTCGCCGTCGGCATCTACGACGACGACGGCTCGGGCAAACTGGTGCGGGTTCACCGCGAGGAACTCGACATCGAGGGCGACCTCACCGAAGTCCCTGCGCTGGACGGTATTCCGCGCGGCAAGCTGATCCTGGTCAACGACGACGATCTGACCTACTGCTCGCTTCGGCTCGACCCCGAGTCGCTGCAGACCGTGTTGACCCGCATCGCCGACATCGCCGAACCCCTCCCCCGCACGCTGGCCTGGTCGGCGGCATGGGAGATGACGCGGGAGGCCGAGCTGAAGGCCCGCGACTTCGTCGCACTGGTCATGGCGGGTGTGCACGCTGAAACCGAAGTCGGTGTCGCACAACGACTCCTGATGCAGGCGCAGACCGCGCTGCGTTCCTACGCCGACCCGGACTGGGCGTGCTCGGACGGCTGGCCGTCGTTCGTCGATCGGCTGCTCGAGTTGGCCCGCGCCGCCGAACCCGGTTCCGACCACCAGCTCGCGTTCGTCAACGCGCTGTGCTCCTCGGTGCTCGCATTTCGTCACGTCGCCGTGCTGGCCGCGCTGCTCGACACCGATCCGGCCGACCACGGTTTGCCGGGCCTGACGATCGACACCGATCTGAGGTGGCGCATCGTCACCGCGCTCGCAGCCGCCGGCGACATCGACGGTGACGGCGAGGCAACGCCTTTCATCGACGCGGAGGCCGAACGGGATCCAACGGCGGCGGGCAAGCGCAACGCCGCGCGCGCGGCGGCGGCCCGTCCGCAGCCCGCTGTGAAGAACACCGCGTGGCGGCTCGTCATCGAGGACGACACGCTGCCCAACATCGTCGGGCGGTCGATCATCGACGGGTTCGTGCAGCCGGGTCAGCAGGCGCTGCTGCAGCCGTTCACCGCGAAATACTTCGCGGCCATTCCGGGTGTGTGGGAGCGACGGTCCAGCGAGGTCGCGCAGACGGTCGTCATCGGCCTGTACCCGTCATGGGACATCAGCGAGGACGCGCTGGCGGCCGCCACCAGGTTCATGGAGGGCGACATGCAGCCGTCGCTGCGACGGCTGGTGCTCGAAGGCCGCGCCGGCGTCGAACGCGCGCTGCGTGCACGAGCCTTCGACGTCAGCTAG
- a CDS encoding DUF5130 domain-containing protein has product MASGEIVARPSGELERGFVVTSSGRISGVTQPGEASLTYPFPVKDLVRLDDALKFGSRKAKARFAVYIGDLGSDTAATAREVLASVPTPNNAVLLAVSPNQKAIEVVYGSQVKGRGIEESAPLGVKAAAASFNYGNLIAGLVSAIKVMSAGVSPAYPLAAK; this is encoded by the coding sequence GTGGCAAGTGGTGAAATAGTCGCGCGTCCGTCCGGCGAACTGGAGCGCGGCTTCGTCGTCACGTCCAGCGGTCGGATCTCGGGCGTCACCCAGCCCGGCGAAGCCTCGCTCACCTATCCATTCCCGGTCAAGGACCTGGTGCGGCTCGACGATGCGCTGAAGTTCGGGTCGCGCAAGGCCAAGGCCCGCTTCGCGGTCTACATCGGCGACCTCGGATCGGACACGGCCGCGACCGCGCGCGAGGTGCTGGCCAGCGTGCCGACGCCCAACAACGCGGTGCTGCTGGCGGTGTCGCCCAACCAGAAGGCCATCGAGGTCGTATACGGGTCGCAGGTGAAGGGCCGCGGCATCGAGGAGTCGGCGCCGCTCGGCGTGAAGGCCGCCGCGGCGTCCTTCAACTACGGCAACCTGATCGCCGGCCTCGTCAGCGCCATCAAGGTGATGAGCGCGGGCGTCTCACCCGCCTACCCGCTTGCCGCGAAATAG
- a CDS encoding HNH endonuclease, giving the protein MAHRKKSRSRLAGHRHTGLAASLPGESPAPTLLHSVETRPPTREGSIWGRRRVLLLNSTYEPLTALPMRRAVVMLMCGKADVVHADPSGPVIHSASRSVTVPSVIRLRSFVRVPYRARIPMTRAALMHRDRFRCGYCGGKADTVDHVVPRSRGGEHTWENCVAACSTCNHRKADRLLAELGWTLRSTPARPKGQHWRLLSTVKELDPAWMRYLGEGAA; this is encoded by the coding sequence ATGGCGCATCGCAAAAAAAGCCGGTCTCGACTGGCTGGCCACCGGCACACCGGGCTCGCTGCGAGCCTGCCCGGAGAATCGCCCGCCCCGACATTGCTGCACAGTGTCGAAACCCGTCCCCCTACCCGCGAAGGCTCGATCTGGGGACGCCGCCGCGTACTCCTGCTGAACTCGACCTACGAACCGCTGACGGCCCTCCCGATGCGTCGGGCGGTCGTCATGCTGATGTGCGGCAAGGCCGACGTCGTGCACGCCGACCCGTCCGGGCCGGTGATCCACTCGGCATCCCGGTCGGTCACCGTGCCGTCGGTGATCCGGCTGCGGTCGTTTGTGCGGGTGCCCTACCGCGCCCGGATTCCGATGACGCGGGCCGCGCTGATGCACCGCGACCGGTTCCGCTGCGGCTACTGCGGCGGCAAGGCCGACACCGTCGACCATGTGGTGCCCCGCAGCCGCGGCGGCGAGCACACGTGGGAGAACTGCGTGGCCGCCTGCTCGACCTGTAATCACCGCAAGGCCGACCGGCTGCTCGCCGAACTGGGCTGGACGCTGCGCTCGACGCCGGCGCGGCCCAAAGGTCAGCACTGGCGGCTGCTGTCGACGGTCAAGGAACTCGACCCGGCCTGGATGAGATATCTGGGTGAGGGCGCGGCCTAG
- a CDS encoding globin yields MGGVTQPQRSFYDEVGGHDTFNAIVSRFYQLVREDEILLPLYPPEDLDAAEVRLRMFLEQYWGGPRTYSDQRGHPRLRMRHSPFTIGFIERDAWLRCMHTAVASIDSQTLDDEHRKALLNYLEMAANSMVNSPF; encoded by the coding sequence ATGGGTGGCGTGACGCAGCCGCAGCGATCGTTCTACGACGAAGTAGGTGGCCACGACACCTTCAATGCGATTGTGTCGCGGTTCTATCAGCTGGTCCGCGAGGACGAGATCCTGCTTCCGCTGTATCCGCCGGAGGACCTCGACGCCGCCGAGGTACGGCTGCGGATGTTCCTCGAGCAGTACTGGGGCGGCCCACGCACCTATTCCGACCAGCGCGGTCACCCGCGGCTGCGGATGCGGCACAGCCCGTTCACGATCGGCTTCATCGAGCGCGACGCCTGGCTGCGGTGCATGCACACCGCAGTGGCGTCGATCGACTCGCAGACCCTTGACGACGAACACCGCAAGGCGCTGCTCAACTACCTGGAAATGGCCGCGAACTCAATGGTCAACTCGCCGTTCTGA
- a CDS encoding glycoside hydrolase family 13 protein: protein MALPNDRPWWSHAIFYQVYPRSFCDADGDGVGDLDGVASRLDYLETLGVDAIWLNPVMVSPMADHGYDVSDPRDVDPLFGGMAALDRLIEAAHARSIKVTMDLVPNHTSSAHPWFQAALAAGPGTEARERYIFRDGTGAGGMQPPNNWVSIFGGPAWTRITEPDGNLGQWYLHLFDAEQPDLNWENREVYDDLEKTLRFWLERGVDGFRIDVAHGMAKPPGLPDMRVIGAEMLLADMDDDPRFNHEGVHEIHRHIRTVLDDYPQAVAIGEVWVYDNEQFSRYIRADELHLGFNFRLLRAAFDAADIRGAVENSLAAAALEDATPTWTLSNHDVDRDVTRYGGGDVGLARAWAMALVMLALPGAVFVYNGEELGLANVDLPDEALRDPVWERSGHTRRGRDGSRVPMPWEGEAPPFGFSENPDTWLPLPQEWSALTVEKQLADPGSTLSFYRKALKLRSARREFDGRAIEWLDSPADTLVYRVVGGGLVCALNAGDEPLQLPAGEVLLASAYLVDGRLPPNAAAWLV, encoded by the coding sequence GTGGCTCTTCCGAACGACCGGCCCTGGTGGTCGCACGCGATCTTCTACCAGGTCTATCCGCGCTCGTTCTGCGATGCGGACGGCGACGGCGTCGGCGACCTCGACGGCGTCGCATCACGCCTCGACTATCTCGAGACGCTGGGGGTCGACGCCATCTGGCTGAACCCGGTGATGGTGTCGCCGATGGCCGACCACGGCTACGACGTGTCCGATCCCCGCGATGTCGACCCGTTGTTCGGTGGGATGGCGGCACTCGACCGGCTGATCGAGGCCGCTCACGCGCGCAGCATCAAGGTGACGATGGATCTGGTCCCCAACCACACCAGCTCCGCGCACCCGTGGTTCCAGGCCGCGCTGGCCGCGGGTCCGGGAACGGAGGCGCGGGAGCGCTACATCTTCCGCGACGGCACCGGCGCCGGCGGGATGCAGCCGCCCAACAACTGGGTGTCCATCTTCGGCGGGCCCGCGTGGACCCGCATCACCGAACCCGACGGCAACCTCGGGCAGTGGTATCTGCATCTGTTCGACGCCGAGCAGCCCGACCTCAACTGGGAGAACCGCGAGGTCTACGACGATCTCGAGAAGACGCTGCGATTCTGGTTGGAACGCGGCGTCGACGGCTTCCGTATCGACGTCGCGCACGGCATGGCCAAACCACCCGGTCTGCCCGATATGCGGGTCATCGGGGCCGAGATGCTGCTGGCCGACATGGACGACGATCCGCGGTTCAACCACGAGGGTGTGCACGAGATCCACCGCCATATCCGCACGGTGCTGGACGACTATCCGCAGGCGGTCGCGATCGGCGAGGTGTGGGTCTACGACAACGAGCAGTTCTCGCGCTACATCCGCGCCGACGAACTGCATCTCGGGTTCAACTTCCGGCTGCTGAGGGCGGCATTCGACGCGGCGGACATCCGCGGTGCGGTCGAGAACTCGCTGGCGGCCGCGGCTCTCGAGGACGCGACCCCGACGTGGACGCTGTCGAACCATGACGTCGACCGCGACGTCACCCGCTATGGCGGCGGCGATGTCGGCCTGGCTCGCGCGTGGGCGATGGCGCTGGTCATGCTGGCGCTGCCCGGTGCGGTGTTCGTCTACAACGGCGAGGAACTCGGGCTGGCCAACGTGGACCTGCCCGACGAGGCACTACGCGACCCGGTGTGGGAACGCTCCGGGCATACGCGCCGCGGCCGCGACGGGTCGCGAGTGCCCATGCCGTGGGAGGGCGAGGCTCCCCCGTTCGGCTTCTCGGAGAACCCCGACACGTGGCTGCCGTTGCCGCAGGAGTGGTCCGCATTGACCGTCGAGAAGCAATTGGCCGATCCGGGCTCGACGCTGTCGTTCTATCGCAAGGCGCTGAAATTACGCAGTGCGCGAAGAGAGTTCGACGGTCGCGCGATCGAGTGGCTGGACTCGCCGGCGGACACACTGGTGTATCGCGTGGTCGGCGGCGGGCTGGTGTGCGCGCTGAATGCCGGCGACGAACCTTTGCAGCTGCCTGCAGGCGAAGTGCTGTTGGCCAGCGCCTACCTCGTCGACGGCAGATTGCCCCCCAACGCCGCCGCCTGGCTGGTCTAG